From Candidatus Eremiobacterota bacterium, a single genomic window includes:
- the tcmP gene encoding three-Cys-motif partner protein TcmP, with the protein MERSSKSHSFGGDWTEEKLLKVQKYLQEYTKALKNQPFITYYIDAFAGTGYRTVKKSAHKDDLLFPELGEDDTQRFLDGSAKKALKIIIPFSHYIFIEKSKSKAKELEALKDEHPERDIQIVIEDANLYLEKWCTAMGSYDRAVLFLDPFGMEVKWETISHIAQTKKIDMWYLFPAGGVMRHLRRDGKIDEKGLNNLNTIFGDNNWFNHFYDNIRQLGLFGNEDYIVKTADCEALKQFLLKKLKSIFSGVAENPLILCNSNNTPLYILCFAAGNEKGAKVALKIANYILKR; encoded by the coding sequence ATGGAAAGGTCTTCAAAATCTCATTCATTCGGCGGAGATTGGACAGAAGAGAAATTGCTCAAAGTCCAAAAGTATCTCCAGGAATATACGAAGGCACTCAAAAACCAGCCTTTCATTACTTATTATATCGATGCGTTTGCGGGTACCGGATACCGCACTGTTAAAAAATCGGCTCACAAGGATGACCTTTTATTTCCCGAGCTTGGAGAAGATGACACCCAGCGCTTTCTTGATGGCTCTGCAAAGAAAGCACTTAAAATCATAATCCCGTTTTCACACTATATTTTTATCGAGAAGAGCAAATCCAAGGCAAAAGAACTGGAAGCTTTAAAAGATGAGCACCCGGAACGAGATATTCAGATAGTAATTGAAGATGCGAATCTTTATCTTGAGAAATGGTGCACTGCTATGGGCAGCTATGACAGAGCTGTCCTTTTTCTCGATCCTTTTGGGATGGAAGTGAAGTGGGAGACCATATCACATATAGCACAGACAAAGAAAATTGATATGTGGTATCTCTTCCCGGCAGGTGGTGTAATGCGGCACCTAAGGCGTGACGGGAAAATTGATGAGAAAGGACTGAACAATCTCAATACAATATTTGGCGATAATAATTGGTTCAATCATTTCTATGATAATATCAGGCAATTAGGCCTGTTTGGAAATGAAGACTATATTGTAAAAACTGCCGATTGTGAAGCCCTTAAGCAATTTCTATTGAAAAAGCTGAAATCGATATTTTCGGGAGTTGCAGAGAACCCTCTTATCCTCTGTAATTCCAATAATACTCCTCTTTATATTCTCTGCTTCGCTGCAGGAAATGAAAAAGGAGCTAAAGTTGCTTTGAAAATTGCGAATTATATTCTCAAGAGGTGA
- a CDS encoding phage Gp37/Gp68 family protein, whose amino-acid sequence MALQSSIEWTEATWNPITGCSKISPGCRNCYAERMAKRLKAMGQKNYSRGFEVQVHDHCAELPLQWKKPQMIFVNSMSDLFHEAVPDDFILRIFGIMAHTPWHRFQILTKRSDRLKKMSSRIPWMPHIWMGVSMENENYQFRLDDLVTTGAHLKFLSLEPLLGPLKELHLGGIDWVIAGGESGPHARPMEPSWVINIRDQCTGAEVPFFFKQWGGMNKKKNGRLLEGRTWDEMPAS is encoded by the coding sequence ATGGCATTGCAATCGTCGATAGAATGGACCGAAGCTACGTGGAATCCCATTACTGGGTGCAGCAAGATCAGTCCGGGTTGCCGGAATTGCTATGCGGAGCGCATGGCGAAAAGGCTTAAGGCTATGGGGCAAAAGAATTATTCACGGGGATTTGAGGTGCAGGTCCATGACCACTGTGCTGAATTACCGCTCCAATGGAAAAAGCCACAGATGATTTTTGTGAATTCCATGAGCGATCTTTTTCATGAAGCAGTTCCCGATGATTTCATTCTCAGAATCTTCGGCATTATGGCACACACCCCCTGGCACCGCTTCCAGATTCTCACTAAGCGCTCTGATCGCCTGAAGAAGATGAGCAGCAGGATCCCTTGGATGCCTCATATATGGATGGGAGTGAGCATGGAAAATGAAAACTATCAGTTCCGACTTGACGATTTGGTAACCACAGGGGCTCATTTGAAGTTTCTTTCACTGGAGCCTCTGCTTGGGCCTCTTAAAGAACTCCATCTTGGCGGAATCGACTGGGTCATAGCGGGTGGAGAGTCCGGCCCTCATGCACGGCCGATGGAGCCTTCCTGGGTCATAAACATTCGGGACCAGTGCACAGGCGCAGAAGTGCCCTTCTTCTTTAAACAGTGGGGCGGAATGAACAAGAAAAAAAACGGGCGGCTCCTTGAAGGCCGCACCTGGGACGAAATGCCAGCCAGTTAG
- a CDS encoding type I restriction endonuclease subunit R: MTPTGYTEDILVEQPAIALLAELGWETISAYHEFDHGASTLERENRAEFILTSRLRPALMRLNPEAPPAAIAQAIEELTRDRSRMSAVAANRELYHLLKNGIRVTVPDPEGDGETVTVVRIIDWDDPANNDFLLCSQFWVTGEMHTRRADLVGFVNGLPLLLIELKAVHRRLETAFTGNLRDYKDTVPQLFWPNALIILSNGSQSRVGSVTAGWEHFADWKKVGSEGETGRISLETMLRGICTPARLLDLVENFTLFQEVPGGLIKLTAKNHQYLGVNNALEALADIQQRAGKLGVFWHTQGSGKSVSMIFFAQKVLRKVPGNWTFVIVTDRQELDGQIYKNFASAGVVTEGRAQAESSKHLRQLLTEDHRYIFTLIHKFRTEKGEAHPVLSLRSDIIVITDEAHRSQYDTLALNMRTALPNAAFLAFTGTPLIVGEEKTRQVFGDYISVYDFQQSVVDGATVPLYYENRIPELQLINESLNEDMERLLEEAELDEEQEKKLEREFAREYHLITRDDRLEAVAKDLVTHFTGRGFQGKAMMICIDKATAIRMYDKVKKCWGEKISALQVELAGADCEARQELEQRIARMKETDMAVVVSQGQNEIADMADKGLDIRPHRKRMVEEDLETKFKNPEDPFRLVFVCAMWMTGFDVPSCSTLYLDKPMRNHTLMQTIARANRVYPGKVSGLIVDYAGVFRNIERALAIYGAGGGGDKPVEDKAALVSALRKALEETRDFCQEQGVSLEAIQAAEGFARVGLLDDAVEALVASEEVKRRFLDLANTIQRLYKAVLPDQAAQVFSAEVIPVEVIACKIRALTPPADISLIMQQVEALLDRSIATEGYVIREATPPYGDEHWIDLSRIDFEKLAEKFQTGHQRTINEKLKGTVAQKVMAMVRLNRTRMNYLERFQEMIEAYNAGSLNAEEFFKQLLAFAQSLNEEEKRGLSEQLNEEELALFDILTKPEIEMSDADREKVKSTAKELLATLKTGKLVLDWRKRQQARAEVRVTIEKVLDQGLPRAYTPELFELKTTAVFQHVYDSYYGAGRSLYAAA; this comes from the coding sequence ATGACCCCCACCGGCTACACCGAAGATATCCTGGTCGAGCAACCGGCCATCGCCTTGCTGGCGGAGCTTGGATGGGAGACTATTAGCGCCTATCACGAGTTTGATCACGGAGCAAGTACACTGGAACGGGAGAACCGGGCCGAGTTCATCCTCACCTCCCGCCTGCGCCCAGCCCTGATGAGGCTGAATCCAGAGGCGCCACCTGCAGCCATAGCCCAGGCTATTGAAGAATTGACCCGCGACCGTTCACGAATGAGCGCAGTGGCTGCCAATCGTGAGCTCTACCACCTGCTTAAAAACGGCATCCGGGTCACTGTGCCGGATCCTGAAGGTGATGGCGAGACGGTGACAGTGGTGAGGATTATTGATTGGGATGACCCGGCCAACAATGACTTTTTGCTCTGCTCGCAGTTCTGGGTCACAGGCGAGATGCACACCCGCCGGGCTGACCTGGTAGGCTTTGTCAACGGTCTGCCTCTTCTGCTCATTGAGCTCAAGGCCGTACATCGCCGCCTGGAGACCGCATTCACCGGCAATCTGCGCGACTATAAAGACACCGTGCCTCAGCTTTTCTGGCCCAATGCCCTTATCATTCTCTCTAACGGCAGCCAGAGCCGCGTGGGGAGTGTGACCGCCGGCTGGGAGCACTTTGCTGACTGGAAGAAGGTGGGCAGTGAGGGCGAAACGGGAAGGATATCATTGGAAACAATGCTGCGTGGCATATGCACCCCCGCACGGCTGCTGGACCTTGTGGAGAACTTCACTCTATTTCAGGAAGTTCCCGGCGGGCTGATCAAGCTGACGGCCAAGAACCACCAGTATCTGGGCGTCAATAACGCATTGGAGGCCCTGGCTGACATACAGCAGCGGGCGGGCAAGCTCGGTGTGTTCTGGCATACCCAGGGGAGCGGCAAGAGCGTTTCGATGATATTCTTCGCCCAGAAGGTGCTGCGCAAAGTGCCGGGCAACTGGACTTTTGTGATAGTTACCGACAGACAGGAGCTGGATGGGCAGATCTACAAAAATTTTGCTTCTGCAGGAGTGGTGACCGAGGGCCGCGCCCAGGCAGAAAGCAGTAAACATCTGCGGCAGTTGCTCACAGAAGATCACCGCTATATATTTACACTAATCCACAAGTTCCGCACAGAGAAAGGCGAGGCTCACCCGGTGCTCTCTCTGCGGAGCGATATCATCGTCATCACCGATGAAGCTCATCGCAGCCAGTATGACACGCTGGCGCTGAATATGCGCACCGCCCTTCCCAACGCTGCGTTTCTCGCTTTTACGGGCACACCCCTGATCGTGGGTGAGGAAAAAACCCGGCAGGTCTTTGGCGACTATATCAGCGTCTATGACTTTCAGCAGTCGGTGGTTGATGGCGCGACGGTGCCACTCTACTATGAGAACCGCATCCCGGAGCTGCAGTTAATAAACGAAAGCCTCAACGAGGACATGGAGCGGCTGCTGGAAGAGGCTGAGCTGGACGAGGAACAGGAAAAGAAGCTGGAGCGAGAGTTCGCTCGCGAGTATCACCTGATCACCCGCGACGACCGCCTGGAGGCAGTGGCGAAGGACCTGGTGACACATTTCACAGGGCGGGGATTTCAGGGAAAGGCTATGATGATCTGCATTGACAAAGCGACGGCCATCCGGATGTACGACAAAGTAAAGAAGTGCTGGGGTGAGAAGATTTCGGCATTGCAGGTAGAGCTTGCTGGTGCAGACTGCGAGGCCCGCCAGGAGCTCGAACAGCGCATTGCACGAATGAAAGAAACCGACATGGCGGTGGTTGTCTCACAGGGACAGAATGAGATCGCAGATATGGCCGATAAGGGTCTGGACATTCGCCCGCATCGTAAGAGAATGGTTGAGGAAGACCTGGAAACGAAGTTCAAGAATCCCGAGGATCCCTTCCGGCTGGTCTTTGTCTGCGCCATGTGGATGACCGGCTTTGATGTGCCGAGCTGCTCGACCCTCTACCTCGACAAACCGATGCGCAACCATACACTGATGCAGACCATTGCCCGGGCCAACCGGGTTTATCCCGGCAAGGTGAGCGGTCTGATCGTTGACTATGCGGGAGTATTCCGAAATATAGAACGGGCATTGGCCATCTATGGCGCTGGTGGTGGAGGCGACAAGCCGGTGGAGGACAAAGCCGCTCTTGTGTCTGCACTGCGTAAGGCGCTGGAAGAAACCCGGGATTTTTGTCAGGAACAGGGAGTAAGCCTGGAAGCCATCCAAGCCGCCGAGGGATTTGCCCGTGTCGGCCTGCTCGATGATGCTGTAGAGGCACTGGTGGCTTCCGAAGAAGTCAAGCGCCGCTTTCTTGACTTGGCAAACACCATACAGCGGCTCTATAAGGCGGTGCTGCCAGACCAGGCTGCTCAGGTATTCTCAGCCGAGGTGATACCCGTGGAGGTAATCGCCTGTAAAATCAGGGCATTGACACCACCGGCAGATATCTCTCTGATCATGCAGCAGGTGGAGGCACTGCTCGACCGCTCTATTGCCACAGAGGGTTATGTAATCAGGGAGGCAACCCCTCCTTATGGCGACGAGCACTGGATTGACTTGAGCAGGATTGACTTTGAAAAGCTTGCCGAGAAGTTCCAAACGGGCCACCAGCGCACAATCAATGAGAAGCTCAAGGGGACGGTGGCTCAGAAAGTAATGGCCATGGTGAGGCTCAACCGCACGCGCATGAATTATCTGGAGCGCTTCCAGGAGATGATCGAAGCCTACAATGCGGGGAGCCTAAATGCCGAGGAGTTCTTCAAGCAGCTTCTGGCCTTTGCCCAGAGCCTGAATGAAGAAGAGAAGCGGGGCCTGAGCGAACAGTTGAATGAAGAAGAGCTCGCCCTCTTTGATATCTTGACCAAGCCAGAGATTGAAATGAGCGATGCGGACAGGGAGAAAGTAAAATCAACCGCAAAGGAGCTGCTTGCCACCCTCAAGACAGGCAAGCTGGTTCTTGACTGGCGGAAGCGGCAGCAGGCCCGGGCTGAAGTGCGGGTCACCATTGAGAAGGTGCTGGACCAGGGCTTGCCGAGAGCCTACACGCCGGAATTGTTCGAGCTAAAGACGACGGCCGTTTTCCAGCACGTCTATGACTCCTACTATGGCGCGGGTCGTAGCTTATATGCCGCAGCGTAA
- a CDS encoding restriction endonuclease subunit S, whose product EVPKFIREFVPKLLTSSEAITELGLRKCNSKLYPKDTVFITARGTVGKIIMPSMDMAMNQSCYALRGKQGISQPYLFFATREQIDYLKKNTGGATFDTIVVDTFRRMLVVKPSNEVVVQFSQFIQPGMELILNILKKNTLLRCTRDLLLPKLISGEVDVSELDITVPEEAER is encoded by the coding sequence GGAGGTGCCTAAATTCATTCGGGAATTTGTCCCAAAACTATTGACAAGTTCCGAAGCGATTACCGAGCTTGGCTTGAGGAAATGCAACAGTAAACTTTATCCCAAAGATACAGTATTCATTACTGCCAGAGGAACGGTTGGGAAAATCATAATGCCCTCTATGGACATGGCGATGAATCAATCGTGTTACGCACTTCGCGGAAAGCAAGGAATAAGCCAACCCTATCTCTTTTTTGCGACGAGGGAGCAGATTGATTATCTGAAGAAGAACACAGGTGGCGCGACGTTCGACACAATCGTCGTCGATACCTTTAGACGAATGCTTGTTGTAAAACCGAGCAATGAGGTTGTTGTTCAGTTCTCGCAGTTTATTCAACCAGGAATGGAATTGATTCTAAATATCTTAAAGAAAAACACACTCCTCCGCTGCACCCGCGACCTACTTTTGCCCAAACTCATCTCCGGCGAGGTGGACGTGTCGGAGTTGGACATCACCGTTCCCGAGGAGGCTGAAAGATGA
- a CDS encoding DUF262 domain-containing protein has protein sequence MKATEAKFLDFIKKSPQFVIPIYQRTYSWTERECRQLWDDIIRTGSSENVSAHFVGSIVYIEKGIYQVTSQSPLLVIDGQQRLTTMALLIAALAKALENLHEGNREPVDGFSPRKLRNYYLINPEEEGERHYKLILSQTDKDSLIAAVAGNEQPKEHSLRIVENYGLFESWIAGCKGEFATLCKGIAKLVVVDIALSRDQDNPQLIFESMNSTGRELTQADLIRNFILMGLEPALQTRLYENFWRPMERDFGQEGYSTHFDSFMRHYLTVKTGDIPNLDAVYDAFKTHARSPNVVEAGVESLVADIREFSRYFCVMALGSEQDRDLNLAFHDLRELKVDVAYPFLLELYHDYAGNILSKQDFLAAVRLVEAYVFRRAICSIPPNSHNKTFATFTKILKKDSYLESIQAHLLLLPSYRRFPNDEEFKRELQLRDLYNFRSRSYWLRRLENHGRKERLEVDEYTIEHILPQNEKLSKAWKEALGEEWEHIRETKLHTLGNLTLTGYNSEYSDRSFIEKRDMPGGFKESPLRLNQGLGQLEKWNKEAISNRAQCLSEKAVAVWRAPQLAADVLAAYRPSKEKTLGYSIEDHPHLLSGVGQKLFDAFRKEVIAMDPVVSEEFLKCYVAYKAETNFVDVVSQAKRLILTLNMPFADITDPRNLCRNVSGMRRWGNGDVEVGFASLEELPYIMGLVRQSFERQMGNGGGQ, from the coding sequence ATGAAAGCCACTGAAGCCAAGTTTCTGGATTTCATCAAAAAATCGCCGCAGTTTGTCATTCCCATCTACCAGCGTACCTATTCGTGGACAGAGAGGGAGTGCCGACAGCTCTGGGATGATATTATCCGTACCGGCAGCAGTGAAAATGTGTCAGCCCATTTCGTCGGCTCCATTGTCTACATTGAGAAGGGGATATATCAGGTGACGAGCCAATCCCCTCTTCTGGTCATTGATGGTCAGCAGCGACTTACCACGATGGCGCTCCTGATTGCCGCATTAGCCAAAGCGCTGGAGAATCTTCACGAAGGAAACCGAGAGCCGGTGGACGGATTTTCGCCCCGGAAGCTGCGTAATTACTATCTCATAAATCCTGAGGAAGAAGGCGAGCGGCATTACAAGCTCATACTCTCCCAGACAGATAAAGACTCGCTCATTGCGGCAGTCGCCGGTAACGAGCAACCCAAAGAACATTCCCTGCGCATCGTTGAAAACTATGGGCTCTTTGAATCATGGATTGCAGGCTGCAAGGGTGAGTTTGCCACGCTGTGTAAAGGTATCGCCAAACTAGTAGTGGTCGATATTGCGCTGAGCCGGGATCAGGACAATCCCCAGTTGATCTTTGAAAGCATGAACTCTACCGGTCGGGAACTGACCCAGGCCGATTTAATTCGTAACTTCATTCTGATGGGATTAGAACCGGCATTACAGACCCGACTCTATGAGAACTTCTGGCGACCTATGGAGCGAGATTTCGGGCAAGAAGGCTACAGCACTCACTTTGATAGTTTTATGCGTCATTATTTGACGGTAAAGACCGGCGATATTCCCAACTTGGACGCAGTGTACGACGCCTTCAAGACTCATGCCCGGTCCCCCAACGTAGTGGAGGCAGGAGTAGAATCATTAGTGGCCGATATTCGAGAGTTTTCACGCTATTTTTGTGTTATGGCCTTGGGGAGCGAGCAAGATCGCGATCTTAATCTCGCATTCCATGACTTGCGTGAGCTGAAGGTGGATGTTGCTTATCCATTTCTTTTGGAGCTATATCATGATTATGCGGGGAACATTTTATCAAAGCAGGATTTTCTTGCAGCAGTGCGCCTTGTCGAGGCGTATGTCTTCCGCAGGGCTATCTGCTCAATTCCTCCAAACTCACACAATAAGACATTTGCGACCTTCACTAAGATTCTCAAGAAGGATAGCTATCTGGAAAGTATCCAGGCTCACCTGCTTTTACTTCCCTCCTATCGGCGCTTTCCAAATGATGAGGAGTTCAAACGGGAATTACAGTTGCGCGATCTTTACAATTTCAGAAGCCGCAGCTATTGGCTGAGGCGATTGGAGAACCACGGACGCAAAGAGCGCTTAGAGGTTGACGAATATACCATTGAGCATATACTGCCTCAGAACGAAAAATTGTCCAAAGCATGGAAGGAAGCTCTGGGGGAAGAGTGGGAACATATCAGAGAAACAAAGCTTCATACCCTCGGGAACCTTACCCTGACAGGTTATAATTCGGAATATAGTGACCGCAGCTTTATAGAGAAGCGCGATATGCCTGGCGGCTTCAAGGAAAGCCCTCTTAGATTGAATCAAGGACTTGGTCAGCTTGAAAAGTGGAATAAAGAAGCCATCAGTAACCGCGCTCAATGCCTTAGCGAAAAGGCAGTGGCAGTCTGGCGTGCTCCGCAACTGGCCGCCGATGTTCTTGCAGCATACCGGCCCAGCAAGGAGAAGACCTTGGGCTATTCAATAGAGGATCATCCGCACCTTCTCAGTGGTGTAGGACAAAAGCTTTTCGATGCATTTCGCAAGGAAGTAATAGCAATGGATCCCGTAGTCAGTGAAGAGTTTCTCAAGTGCTACGTGGCTTATAAGGCCGAGACCAACTTTGTCGATGTGGTTTCTCAGGCCAAGCGGTTGATACTTACGTTGAACATGCCGTTTGCTGATATTACTGATCCGCGAAATCTGTGCAGGAACGTTTCCGGCATGCGTCGTTGGGGCAACGGTGATGTGGAAGTGGGGTTCGCCTCACTCGAGGAATTGCCATACATCATGGGGCTGGTGCGCCAGTCATTCGAACGGCAGATGGGGAATGGGGGTGGGCAATGA